DNA sequence from the Thermoanaerobaculia bacterium genome:
TGCGCGTCTCGATGGCGAAGGTGCTCCTCGGCAAACCCGACGTCCTCCTCCTCGACGAGCCGACGAACCACCTCGACATCGAATCGATCCTGTGGCTCGAAGACTTCCTGAAGGGCAGCGCGGCGTCGCTCCTGATGACGTGCCACGACCGCGACTTCATGAACCGGATCGTGTCGAAGATCGTGGAGATCGACGGGGGAGAGCTCGTGTCGTACTCCGGCGATTACGATTTCTACGACCGGGAGCGGAGGCTTCGCGAGACGCAGCGGGAGGCCGCGTACGCCCGCCAGCAGGCGATGTTCGCGAAGGAGCACCGCTTCATCGAGCGCTTCTCGGCCCACGCCGCCAAGGCGGCGCAGGTGCAGAGCCGGGTCAAGAAGCTCGAAAAGATCGAGACCATCGAGCTTCCGCGGCGGCGGCAGGCGGTGAGGTTCGACTTCCCCGCGCCGGCGCGCTCCGGGGAGGAGGTCGCCGCGCTTTCGGGGGTCAGCAAGGCCTACGGCGACCGTTGCCTCTACGCGGGATTCGATTTCCTCGTGCGGCGCGGCGAGCGATGGTGCGTGATGGGAAGGAACGGGGCCGGCAAGACGACCCTCCTGAAGATGGTCGCCGGCACGCTCGCGCCGGACGCCGGCGCGGTCAAGCTCGGGGCGAGCCTCACGCTCGGCTACTTCGCCCAGCAGGCGCTCGAGCTCCTCGATCCCGGCCTCACGGTCCTTCAGCAGATCGAGAAGGACTTCCCGCACGACAGCCCGGCGGCGATCCGGAGCCTCCTCGGCGCCTTCCAGTTCTCGGGTGACGACGTCGAAAAGCCGGTGCGGGCGCTCTCGGGCGGCGAGCGGTCGCGTCTCGTCATGGCGCGCATGCTCTTTCACCCGCCGAACTTTCTCGTGCTCGACGAGCCGACGAACCATCTCGACCTCGCGACGAAGGAAATGCTCGTCGCGGCGCTCGGCCGTTTCGAGGGGACGATGCTCTTCGTCTCGCACGACCGGACGTTCCTGCGCGGGCTCGCGACACGGGTGCTCGAGGTCGGCGAAGGCGAGCCGCACGCCTATCCGGGGTCCTACCCCGAGTACGTCGCCGCGACGGGAAGGGAAGCGCCGGGCGTCCACGCCTAGGGACAAAAAAATCCCGGGGCCGAAGCCCCGGGATTCCAGGTTCCGCGGTAGAGGAGGCTACCCGCGCCGGATCAGGGAATAGGCGGAGGCCGCGAGCGACAGCGCGAGCACCGCGAGACCGACGCCGCCGAGCGTGGGCACCTTCGGCGCCGCCGGATCGACGTTGAATTCGACTTCCAGTCCGCCCTGGCACTGGCTGGTCGTTTCGGTCGCGGTGACCCCGATGTCCACGACTCCGACGTCACCCGTCCCCGGAGTCCCCGACAGGATCCCCGTGGACGGGTCGATGGAAAGCCACGAAGGGAAGTTGAACCCCGAGAACGTGTAGGTCCCGGACGGACTCGCCGAGAAATGGATCGTGTAGAGCTGCCCGACCGTCGCCGCCGGGTACGGGCAACAGGACGGAACCGAATGGACGTCGATGTGCGCACAGACGACGTCGAACGTGAACTGAGTCTGACCGGTGCATCCGGCGGGGTCTCCTCCCGAATCGGTCGCCGTCACCGTGAACGACACGGTGCCGACATCGCCGAAGCCCGGCGTACCGGTCAACGCGCCGGTCGAGGAATCGAGCGAGAGCCATGCCGGCAGTCCCGACGCGGTAAAGCTGTAGGTTCCCTGGGCGGGAGGGCTCGCCGAGAAGCTCGCCGAGTACGGCACGCCCACCGTGGCGTTCAAAAGGGTCGCCGGGGTCGACGAGACCGTGATCGTCGGACACGTCGGCGGCGGGATCACGACGGAAAAACTTCCGCTCGCGTTCGTCGTGTGCTTGACCTGCGTGCCGCTCGAGATGAAGTTCGCCGGCGTCGTCGAGGCGGTACCTTGCCCATCGATGACGAACGTGAAGATCTCGTCGTAGGAGCCGGTCCCGGAGCCGTTCTGGGAACAGGTCGCGTTCGTCAGGACGTCGGCGCTTGGAATGAGCGCGACGTTCCGGTACGGCGTGTTCGCGTAACCGTTGATGTCGATGTCCGCGTCGATGAACTCGAAGGAATCGGCCGGCCAGGAGTGCGAGGACACGGGGGAGAAGTAGAGGACTTTCGCGGCGCCGACCGTCCCCGTGCATCCGTCCACGGTGATGGTCCCGAGCTGTCCGATCTGTGGATTGCTCGGAATGGTGATCACGGTGTTCACCTTGTTGGCGTTCGCCTGGATCGTGTCGGCGACCGTGAAGGCGAAACTCTGGCTGCCGAGCGAGCCGCTGAGCGTACCGCTGCCGCAACCCGGGGTCGACGTGTCGCTGCAGGTGCTGAAGAGCTTGACGGTGAGCGTCTGGGGCGTGCTCGTCGTTTGTGTCGCCTTCACCAGGAAGAAGACGCCTTTGGTTTCTCCGCCTGCCAGGCCGGTTTCGGGCGTCGGCGCGGTCCCGTGCGCGCCCGTCGCCGGCTTGAATTTCAGCTCGTGCACGCCGGTTCCGACGTTGCTGATGATCGAGCTCGCGCTGGTGTCGAGCTGCGCCCAGACGTCGGAGGCGGGTCCGCCGCTGTTCGTGATCTGGAACACGAGATAGGTCGCGTCCAGAGTGTTTCCGATATCCGTGTACATGACGGAGCCCGATTCGCTCGCCACCGACAGCGAAGGCGGCGGAAGCGCGCTCCCCCGGGACGCCAGGCCGATCACCGCGATCGCTAACGAAGACGCCAGGATGATCTTCTTCATCGTCTCCTCGTCGCGGGCGCCGGCATTCGACGGCGTGACCCGCTAAAAACCAACCTCCGATGGGGATAAAACCCGTGTATTGTAGGGGAGACGGATACTTCCGTCAATTTTTCGTCAGTCCGGGCCTTTTTTCTCGATTGAACCCGGAGAGGGGAAGCCGAGGCATCCCGTCATTTGCCGCGCAGTTCCCAGCTCTCCGCGTACATCTTTTCCCCCGCTTTCACCTCGAACGGTAAGTGATTGGCCGGCAAGGGCAAAGCGCAGGTCGCGTACGGGGTGAACACGCAGGGCGGGTTGTACGCTTTGTTGAAATCGAGGACGGTCTTGCCCGCCGTCGGCATCGGCGCATAGACGAAACGTCCTCCCCCGTAGGTGGCCTTCCCGTTCGTCCGGTCGCCGAAGATGATGAAGAGCTCGTCGGATCCCTGCTCGAAGATCGGAACGATCCGGTAGGGCCTGCCGCGCCACGTGAATTCGAGCTCGCCGGGCGAGACGTCGTCCTCCGGGAAACCGAGGATCGTCGGAACCGTGACGTGCTTCGGCTGCGGATACGGGATGAACCGAGCTTCGAAGCGCCATTCGGAGGAAACCGGATAGTGCTCGAGGCCGTGGAAGTCGCGCCGCGCCGCGCTCGCGCTGTCGCGCACGCGGACGCCGGTGCGATCGCCGCGCCGAATCACGAAGAAGGAAACCGTGCCCGTCGAAAGAACCGTCGCATCTCCGTTCTCGTCCGATGCCAGCGGCATCGCCTCGGCGGGCTTTCCGCCTGACCGCACGGACGATCCGGGCGCGGGCTCCCAGCGCGTTTCCTTGCCCGCGAGAACGATCTCTCCCGCGCGCGCGGGGGCGAACGGCGGCAGCCGCACGGCGCTCCCGGACGCCGACCCGACCGCGTTCACCCCGGGCTGGAGCCAGAAGAGGCCGGCGAGCGAGAGCCACCCGTCCGGCTTCTCGAGGCGAGAGATCCGGCCGGCGCGCCAGGTCTCGATCGAGCGGACGTAGGCCTCTTCCGCGGGCGAACGGCGCGCCCGGCAGGACACGGCGGCCGCGGCGAGGAGCGCTGCCGCGAGGAGCGGGGAGGCTCGGCGGATCTTCATCGCCTCTCCCTCATTCGTGCGCCGACGGGTCCTTCGGCTTCGGCACGACGATCGGCGGCACCCCGGCCTTCTCGACCGCGCGATCGAATTCGGGCAGGTCCTTCTCGAGGGCGGCGGCGAGGTCGGCGCGGATTCCGGCGAGCTGCTTCTCGAGCTCGTCGAAGTACGCGTAGGCGGAAGGAGCGGGCGCGCCGTCCGCCGAGGAGACGACGCTGGTCAGTCCGACGAACTGGTGATCGAGCTTCGGCGGGAAGTTCAGGACGTCCTGGTTCGCCTTCACCTTCGGGTTGACGAGCTTCTCTTCGATGCCCGTCAATTTTTCGGTCAGAGCCCGGGCGGGCGCCTTCAGGGCCTCGTCCTTCCCGATCTCCTTCGCGCGGGCGAGCACGTCCTGGATCTGCGTCTTCACCGACCGGATCCGGATCACGGAGGCGTGCGTTTCCGAAAGGGCGTTGCGCACGGACTCGAGGAATTCATACTGACGCTTGAGGTCCTCCGGACTCGCATGGACGGCGGGATTCGGCGCGACCTCGAGCTTTTCCTCGAAGGAGCGGTCGCCGACGGTGAGCTTCACCCGGTACGCGCCCGGAGCGACCATCGGCCCGTTCTTGTTTCCCCAGATCACGGCTTTCGGAAGGAGCGTGGGGGCGAACATCCGGAGGTCCCAGACGAAGCGGTTCAATCCCTCCTTCGGCTCGATCCTCTTCTCGGCGTTCTCCTCCTCTTCGGCGCCCTCCTCTTTCTTCGCGTTCGTGAACTTCCGGAGCAGCCGGTCGCCGGCGAAGATCTCGATCTCGACCTTCTCTTTCTCCGACGGCTTGCTCGAGAGCCACCAGTCGATCGTCGCTCCGCCCGGGGGGTTCTCCCCGGCGGGTCCGCGCGGGCCGCCTTCGCCGAAACCTCCGCGCTCGATCCGCAGGGCGGGACGGGGAGGGAAGAGATGGACCGCGGACGACGCGATCGCCCCGTTCCATCGCTCGAGCGGAGTCAGATCGTCGAGGATCCAGAACGCGCGGCCCTGGGTCGCGACGACGAGATCGCGGTTCTTGACGGCGAGATCCGTGATCGGCACGACGGGAAGGTTCCTCTGGAACCGCTCCCAGCGCCCGCCGCCGTCGAACGACACGTACAGTCCCGTCTCGGTTCCCGCGTAGAGCAGCCCGGGGCGGACGGCGTCCTCGCGGACGACGCGCGTGAACGCGCCGTCGGGAATCCCGGAGACGATCTTCGTCCAGGTGCGGCCGTCGTCGGTCGTCTTGTAGACGTAGGGACGGTCGTCGTCGAACTTGTACATCGTGGCGGCGACGTAGGCCGTGGACCGGTCGTGCGGGGAGAGCTCGATCGCGTTGATCTGGATCCATTCCGGGAGGCCCTTCGGCGTGACGTTCTTCCAGGTCTTTCCGCCGTCGTGCGTCACGTGGACGAGGCCGTCGTCGGTCCCCGCCCAGAGCGTATTCGCGTCGAACGGCGATTCGGCGACGCAGAAGATCGTGTCGTAGACCTCGATGCCGGTGTCGTCGTAGGTGATCGGCCCGCCGGAGTATCCCTGCTTCGACTTGTCGTTCCTCGTCAGGTCCGGGCTCGCCTCCTCCCACGTCCTTCCCTCGTCCCGGCTGCGCAGGAGCACCTGCGCGGCGTGATAGACGGTCTTCGGGTCGAAGCGCGAGACGATGATCGGCGCGTTCCACTGGAATCGGTACTTCAGGTCCTTCGCCGCCTGTCCGATCGCGAGCTGCGGCCACGCGATGACTTCCTTCTCCTCGCCGGTCTTCCGGTCGGTCCTCGTGATCGACCCGCCGTAGCAGCCGCCGTAGACGACGTCGGGGTCGGCGAGGTTCGGCGCGATCCACCCGCTCTCGCATCCGCCGACGATGTACCAGTCGGGGCGCCCGATGCCCGGTCCCGGCGCGGCGCTCGGGATGACGACGGGCGTGTTGTCCTGCTGGGCGCCGTAGACGCGGTACGGGGTGCGGTCGTCGGTCGCGACGCGATAGAACTGCGCCGTCGGCTGGTTCTCGATCGACGACCAGCTTCGGCCGCCGTTGATGCTCACGTTGGCGCCGCCGTCGTTGGACTCGATCATGCGGAGCGGATCGTCGGGATCGATCCAGAGGTCGTGATTGTCCCCGTGCGGAACCGGGATGCCGGCGAAGGTCTTCCCGCCGTCCTGGGAGCGATAGAAGCCGGTGTTCAGGACGTAGACCGTGTCGGCGGACTTCGGATCGGCGTAGATTTCCGTGTAGTACCAGGCGCGCTGCCGGAGCTTGTTCTCCTCGTTGACGCGCGTCCACTTCTCTCCGCCGTCGTCGGACCGGTAGACTCCTCCCTTCTCCGCCTCGACGATCGCCCAGACGCGGCCCTCGCGCGCCGGGGAGGGCGCGACCGCGATCTTTCCGACGACCCCTTCGGGGAGACCGCCCGCGAGCTTCTTCCAGGTGTCTCCGCCGTCCGTCGACTTCCAGATGCCTCCGCCCGGGCCGCCGCTCTCGAGCGTCCACGGCTTTCGATAGACCTGCCAGAACGCGGCATAGAGGATGCGCGGATTGACCGGGTCCATCGCGAGGTCGGAGGCGCCGGTCTTCGCGTCGACGAACAGCACCTTCTTCCACGAGCGGCCGCCGTCGGAAGAACGGAAGATCCCGCGCTCGTCGTTGGCCGCCCAGACGTGCCCCTGCGCGGCGACGTAGACGAGATCCGGATTCTTCGGATGGATGCGAACGCGGGAGATCTGGGCCGTTCCCGGGAGTCCCACGTTCGCCCAGGAGCGTCCCGCGTCGGTCGACTTGTAGACGCCGTCCCCCTTCGAGACGTTGCCGCGGATCGGCGCCTCTCCCATTCCCGCATACACGACGTTCGGGTCCGATTCCGCTACGGCGACGGCGCCGACCGAGCCGGCCTTGAAGTCCTTGTCCGAGGTCGGATCCCAGCGGCCGCCACCGTCGGTCGTTTTCCAGACGCCGCCGCCGGTCCCGCCGAAGTAATACGTCAGACGGTCGCCCCGGACGCCCGTCACCGCCGTCACGCGGCCTCCGCGGAACGGGCCGATGTTGCGGAAACGCATTCCGTCGAACCGGTCGGAGAGCGACTTCTCCGGGGCCGCGGTTCTCGCCGATTTCGCCGGAGCGTCGGCCAGCGTCACGCTCGGAGAAGGGGCGGCCGACATCGAGACGGCGAGAGACGACGCGAGGGCGGCGAAGATCACGGACGGACGGAGCGGGCTCAAGGTTTCTCCTTTCGGTTCAACGATTCGAGGAGTATACGAAACCGTCCGTGGCACGGGCCTTGCTGATTTTCTCCGGAGATGAGCTTTTTCGTCGAGCCCCGAGTGTATCCGCGGCGCCAGCTTCGCCCGCCCGAGGTCTGGCGGCGGTTTGCGCGCGACGGGGCGATCTCCCTCGAACGGGCGCTCCTCATCGTCGGAGCGCTCCTCCTCGGCTGGTGCGGCTGGACGCTCGCGGAGGCGCACGCCTGGCAGCGGTATGCCGGCTGGTCGCTCGAGCGGCAGCGCCGCGGAGAGACGGCGTCGGTGGCGCAGTACCTCGCGAGCCGCGTCGGCCTCGGAGCGAAAGAGCGTCCCGCCCCTCCTTCTCCCGCGGCTCCGGAAGCCGAGCCCCTTCCTTCGCGCGGCGATCTCCTCGGCCGGCTCGACATCCCGAGGCTCGGGCTGTCGGCGATCGTCCTCGAGGGGGACGACGCGGCGACGCTGAAGCTCGGGGTGGGTCACATTCCGGGAACGGCGCTCCCCGGGCCGCGGGGCAACATGGCCCTCGCCGCCCACCGCGACAGCTTCTTCCGCCCGCTCCACGAGATCCGGCGGGCGGACGAGATCGAGCTCACGACCGCGCGGCGTACCTACCGATACCGGGTGAGCGACGTCGCGATCGTTCCTCCGGAGGACGTCGCGGTCCTTCGCGACACGCCGAAACCGTCCCTGACGCTCGTCACGTGCTACCCTTTCTGGTGGGTCGGCAACGCCCCGAAGCGCTTCGTGGTGCACGCGTCCCGGATCGAATCGAACTGACGCGTTTCGGGCTCCGGGCCGCCGGATCCGGGAGAGCGGATGCACACGTTCGAAAAGACCCCCCCCGAGGTCGAGGAGCTCCTGCTCCGGCCGATCAAGGACCTCGGGCTGAAGCTCGAAGGCTCGAGCGTCGAGAAGTACGTCCAGCAGCTCTACCGTGAGCTGGACCAGAAGGGACTGAAGCGCTTCCGGCCCGGGTGCTATCTGACGGACGAGTGGGGATGCCCGTCGGGGCAGCCGATCATCGGGATCCCGTTCTATCTCGCCGATCCGAAGCTCGCCGCTCTCGAGAGGGCGATGAACGATCTCGAGGACGAGCGCGAGATCATGATGTATCTCCGCCACGAGGCGGGACACGCATTCAATTACGCCTACGAGCTCTACAAGACGTCGGAGTGGCGGGACCTCTTCGGGCCCTTCCGCCGTCCGTATCACGACGACTACGAGCCGGTTCCGTTTTCGCGGAAATTCGTCCGGCACATCGCCGGGTGGTACGCGCAGAAGCACCCCGACGAGGACTTCGCCGAGACGTTCGCGGTGTGGCTCACGCCGCGGTCCGGGTGGCGGACCAAGTACAAGGGGTGGGGCGCGCTCCGGAAGCTCCGCTACGTCGACCGGGTGGCGCGCCGGGTCGCCGACGTGGAGCCGAAGCGGTCGCGGGGCGCGACCGACGTGACCGTCGACGAGATGGAGACGACGATCGCGGAGTTCTACCGCGACGCCCGGCAGTCCGACGAGGAGCTCGCCGCGAAGCTTCCTCTCGACGTGGACCTGCAGGAGATCTTCGGAAGGCCTCCGCGGAGGCGGCGGAAGAAGGCGGCCCGTCCCGCGTTCGAGCTCGTCGCCGAATGCCGGAAGCCGATCGTCGACCGGGTCGCGCACTGGACGGGAGTGCGGCGGCCGCTCGTCAAGAGCGTCGTCGAATCGATCGAACGGCGCCTCCGGGAGCTCGGGCTCGTTTCCGAGCCGGCCCGGGAGCGCGCCGATCTCGCGGCCGTGACCGCCTACGTCACGACCCTCGCGATGAACTACCTCGTGCGCGGGGAATTCATCGCGACGGAGGAGGAGTGAGCCGATGAAAATCGCCGTGCTCTACGACGTCTGGGAGGAGGGGGGGGCGCCCGCCGAGGAGAAGCCGCCGGCGGAAGAGCCCGTGCCCCGCGCGCGCAAGCGCAAGAAGAAGCCGCCTCAGAAACGCATCCGGCGGCCGAAGCTCGACCGCGAGGAGATCTTCGACGCGCTCGTGAAGATCGGGCACGAGCCCTCGTACCACGTGCTCGACGGCAAGGACGCCTCGCTCGTCACGCTCGCGAGAAACGGCGCCGACCTCGTCTTCAACCTCACCGAGTCGTACGCGGGCGACGACACGCGGGACATGAACATCGCGGCGTATCTCGAGCTCCTCGACCGGCCGTTCACGGGCGCCGGTTCGCATGCGCTCTATCTCGCGCAGGACAAGGCGCTGGCGAAGAAGATCTTCCAGTTCCACGGCCTTCCCACGCCGTACTTCGCGGTGATCGACCGCGGAAAGGTCGGCTTCTCGCACGACATCCAGTTCCCCCTGATCGTCAAGCCCACGTCGGAGGACGGCTCGATCGGGATCGACGCCGGGTCGGTCGTCCGCACGATCAAGGAGCTCATGGAACGCGTCGAGCACATCCAGGAGCGGTTCGATTCGCCCGTCCTCGTCGAGGAGTACGTGGAGGGGCGCGAGATCTACGCCGCCGTCATCGGCAACGACCGCCCCGAGGCGCTGCCGCTCGTCGAGCTCGATCTGTCGAAGCTTCCGGAGGGGATGCCGCGCATCGCGGGGACCGAAGTGAAGTGGGAGCGCGAGACCGAGGCGTACAAGAAGACGAAGTCGGCGATCGCGACCGGCCTCGACGAGGAGGTCGTCCGGAAGGTCGAGGAGATCGCCGTCGGCGCGTACCGGGCGCTCGAGCTCCGCGACTACGGACGGATCGACCTGCGCCTCGCTCCGGACGGAAAGGTCTTCGTCATCGAGGCGAACCCGAACCCCTGGCTCTCCTCGTCGGCGGAATTCGCGATGGCGGCGAGGGAATCGGGGCGGAGCTATCACGGGATGATTCGCGAGATCGTCGACCTCGCGATGGCGCGCGCCACCTAGGCGCGCGCGGGTGGCCGGCGCGGCGATGCATCGAGCGAGCGGACGCGGGAAGCCCGCCCGCGGCCGCTACGCGCCCCGGCACGCCTTAGCCGCGGGCCGGTCTCCCCGCATCCCGCCGGGCTCGCGCCTCGCCGCGCCTCACTGCCTCGTCTCATGAGAACCCCCCGGTCGGCTCAATCGGTGACGCAAAAGCGTTCCTCGCCAACCATTGATCGGTTGCCGCAGCGTCGAGGCGCGGCCAGACGTGTCGGAAGACGCCGGTCGCTCGCGTCCCGTATAACGGCGCGTATCGTCCGCGCCCGCTAACCGATCGTCACGCGATTTCTGCCGTTTTGCTTCGACAGGTACATCGCCTCGTCGGCGGCGCGGGAAAGATCCGCGGGGCCGCCCATTTCCGGGCGGAACTCGGCGACGCCGAACGAGCAGGTGATGCCGACGGCGAACGTGCCGAACTGGAACGACGCGCCGGCGATCTCGCGCCGGAGCTTCTCGGCGACCTCCGCCGCGGCGGGCGCGTCGGTTTCCGGGCACAGCACCCCGAACTCCTCGCCGCCGATCCGCGCGAGCGTCTGTTCGACGCGGAGCACCCGCTGCATCCGGGCGGCCACCTGCTGCAGGACGAAGTCTCCGGCGAGGTGCCCGTGGCGGTCGTTGACGGTCTTGAAGTGGTCGATGTCGGTGAAGACGAGCGACAGCGGCCGGCCGTATCGGCGCGCCCGGGCGAATTCGCGCTCGATCTCCTCGTCGAATTTCCGCTTGTTGTAGATCGCGGTCAGGCCGTCCCGGATGACCAGCTCGAAGATCGCGTCGTGGTACGCCTGCTCCACGTCTTCCTCGTGCAGGAACTTGAAATGGACGGCGCCGACCTGGAAACGGTCGCCGCTCCGGAGCGGCGTCGGGCGGTCGATCAGCCGATCGTTCACCGCGGTCCCGTTCGTGCTCTGGAGATCGCGCAGGACGACGACGCCCCGCTGGTACTCGAGACGGGCATGGTTGCGTGACACGGAGGGGACTTCGGGGAGCGCGATCTCGGCGTCGGGCGAGCGGCCGATCTCGAGCGATTTTCCGGGCGCGAGCCGGAAGCGGCGGCCGATGTTCTTGTTCTGCGGATGCGAGATCAGGATGATGTCGGCTTCGGCGTTTTCCGCGTCCGCCCGCGGGTCGACCGGGACCATGTTCGACTGAGTGGTCTTGCGCTTCGCGTCGGCCAGGTCCGGAGACGTCTTCTCCGACGGGAGCCGCCCCAGGAAGCCGCCTTCCGTTCTGCCCGGATCATCCACTTTCGTACCCGTTTTCTGGGGAAAGGGTATCACGCGACGGGGCGGCAGCGCGCCGCGGATCCGTTCAGGGGCGGCGGCGCCGGCGCGGGAGATGGCCGCCCGGAGGCGCGGCGGCTCCCGGGGGCGGCGGCGCGCGATGGGGACCCGGCGCCGGGGGCCTCGCGCCGGGGGAAGAACCGGCGAGCCGCCGCCGCTCCTCTTTCTGTCGCGCGCGCGCCCGCTCCTCCGACTTCCGGGCGCGGATCGCGGCGATGCGCTCGGAGAGGGGGATCTCGAAGCGTTCCGGGGCGGCGGCCTTCGGATGGAAGTCGGGGAGCACGATCCGGGGCAGGCGTTTCCCGATCGCGCGCTCGATCGCGCGGAGATCGCCCTCCTCCTCGGGAGAGACGAAGGTGAAGGCGTCGCCGGTCGCCTCGGCGCGCGCGGTCCGGCCGACGCGGTGGATGTAGTCCTCGGGAACGTTCGGCACGTCGAAGTTGACGACGTGCGAGAGCGCCTCGACGTCGATCCCGCGCGCCGCGATGTCCGTCGCGACCAGGACGCGGTATTTCCCCGCCTTGAAGTTCGCGAGCGCCTGCGTCCTCTGGGCCTGGGACCGGTTGCCGTGGATCCGGTCCGAGGGAATCCCGTGCCGGGCGAGGAATTCGGCGAGCCGGTTGGCGCGGTGCTTGGTTCGCGTGAAGGCGAGCACGGTCTTCAGCTCGCCGCGTTTCAGGAGCTCGAGAAAGAGGGGGAGCTTCGCTTCCGACGCGATCGGATAGACGGCCTGGGTGATTCCGACCGCGGGCGCCGCTTTTCGCTCGAGATTGACGAGCACCGGGTTCCTGAGCATCTCGCGCGACAGCTCGACGATCGGCGGCGGCATGGTCGCCGAGAAGAAGAGCGTCTGCCGCCGGGGCGGGAGGTGCTTGAGGACCCGGCGGATGTCGGGGAGGAATCCCATGTCGAGCATCCGGTCCGCTTCGTCGAGGACGAGGATCTCGAGCCCCGCGAGGGCCGCGTAGGGGAAGCGGAAGTGGTCGAGCAGGCGTCCGGGAGTGGCGACGATCACGTCGACACCGGCGCGGAACGCGTGCTCCTGGGGGCCCATGCCGACGCCGCCGAAGACCGCCGCGCCCGAGAGCGGCGTGTGCGTGGCGAGCTGCCCCAGGTGCTCGTCGATCTGGGCGGCGAGCTCGCGGGTGGGCGTGAGGACGAGCGCGCGGGTCGTGCGCCGCGGCTTCGCCATCAGGCGGTGGAGGATCGGGAGCACGAACGCCGCGGTCTTGCCGCTGCCCGTCATCGCGCAGGCGAGGACGTCGCGCCCCTCCATCGCGGGGGGGATCGCGTCGGTCTGGATCGGCGTCGGGCGCGCGAAGCCCATGTCGTGAACGCCGCGGAGCAGATCGGGATGGAGGCCGAATTTCGAAAAAGGCATGAGTCCCGAGAGTGTCACACGGCCGCCCGCGACACAAGGCGGCCTTCCCGCCCGTCCGGAACCGGGATCAGCGGCCCGGCAGCAGCGCCCGGACGCGCCCGGGACCGTCGAGGACGACGAGCGCGCGGTCGGTCGTGAAAAAGAGGCGAACGGCGAGGCTCCCCGGCGCGGGGATCGCTCCCGGATCGCCCGCGAGCGTCGACGCGAACGGCGACGCCGGAAGGAGGTTCTCGCCCCAGGGCTCCGCTCGGCCCGACGAGCGGCCGACGACGACCACGTGGCGCCACGCCGCGCCGCTTCCGGACGACGTGGCGAGCATCACGTCGCCGGCGCGCGGTTCCCCGAGGATCCAGGCGCGGTCGGCGGCGCCGACGTCGAGGGTCGAGACGACCGCGCCGTCCGGGGTCAGCCGGCGCAGCCGTCCGGCACCGCCGGACGATTCGAAGAGGGCGATCGTGCCGTCGGACAGGAATGCCGCCGACCGGAAAGACACGTCGGGCGCCCCGAATTGAGCGATGGAACGTCCCGTCTCCCCGTCGAGGAGATCGACGGTGGCGGTCGCCTCCCGGACGAGGAGCCTCGAGCGATCGGGGGAGGCGAGGATCGGAAATGTGCGGCGGAAGGGCCCGGAAGAACCTGCGAATCGAAGGCTCCTCCTCGTGACGTCGAGCTCGTAGATGTCGATCGTCGTAGTCCCCCGGCCACCGGCCGGTCGGGCCGCGTAGATCCGGAGCCGGGTTTCTCCCGCGAAGGTCGCACAGGTGAAGCCTCGCGCGTCTTCCCAGAGGGGGCGAGGCGGCGTCGCCGCGGCGAGCATTCCCCCGCCCGCCGCGTCCCAGACGACGACGCGGGCCGCAG
Encoded proteins:
- a CDS encoding glycosyl hydrolase, translated to MSPLRPSVIFAALASSLAVSMSAAPSPSVTLADAPAKSARTAAPEKSLSDRFDGMRFRNIGPFRGGRVTAVTGVRGDRLTYYFGGTGGGVWKTTDGGGRWDPTSDKDFKAGSVGAVAVAESDPNVVYAGMGEAPIRGNVSKGDGVYKSTDAGRSWANVGLPGTAQISRVRIHPKNPDLVYVAAQGHVWAANDERGIFRSSDGGRSWKKVLFVDAKTGASDLAMDPVNPRILYAAFWQVYRKPWTLESGGPGGGIWKSTDGGDTWKKLAGGLPEGVVGKIAVAPSPAREGRVWAIVEAEKGGVYRSDDGGEKWTRVNEENKLRQRAWYYTEIYADPKSADTVYVLNTGFYRSQDGGKTFAGIPVPHGDNHDLWIDPDDPLRMIESNDGGANVSINGGRSWSSIENQPTAQFYRVATDDRTPYRVYGAQQDNTPVVIPSAAPGPGIGRPDWYIVGGCESGWIAPNLADPDVVYGGCYGGSITRTDRKTGEEKEVIAWPQLAIGQAAKDLKYRFQWNAPIIVSRFDPKTVYHAAQVLLRSRDEGRTWEEASPDLTRNDKSKQGYSGGPITYDDTGIEVYDTIFCVAESPFDANTLWAGTDDGLVHVTHDGGKTWKNVTPKGLPEWIQINAIELSPHDRSTAYVAATMYKFDDDRPYVYKTTDDGRTWTKIVSGIPDGAFTRVVREDAVRPGLLYAGTETGLYVSFDGGGRWERFQRNLPVVPITDLAVKNRDLVVATQGRAFWILDDLTPLERWNGAIASSAVHLFPPRPALRIERGGFGEGGPRGPAGENPPGGATIDWWLSSKPSEKEKVEIEIFAGDRLLRKFTNAKKEEGAEEEENAEKRIEPKEGLNRFVWDLRMFAPTLLPKAVIWGNKNGPMVAPGAYRVKLTVGDRSFEEKLEVAPNPAVHASPEDLKRQYEFLESVRNALSETHASVIRIRSVKTQIQDVLARAKEIGKDEALKAPARALTEKLTGIEEKLVNPKVKANQDVLNFPPKLDHQFVGLTSVVSSADGAPAPSAYAYFDELEKQLAGIRADLAAALEKDLPEFDRAVEKAGVPPIVVPKPKDPSAHE
- a CDS encoding class D sortase, which translates into the protein MSFFVEPRVYPRRQLRPPEVWRRFARDGAISLERALLIVGALLLGWCGWTLAEAHAWQRYAGWSLERQRRGETASVAQYLASRVGLGAKERPAPPSPAAPEAEPLPSRGDLLGRLDIPRLGLSAIVLEGDDAATLKLGVGHIPGTALPGPRGNMALAAHRDSFFRPLHEIRRADEIELTTARRTYRYRVSDVAIVPPEDVAVLRDTPKPSLTLVTCYPFWWVGNAPKRFVVHASRIESN
- a CDS encoding putative zinc-binding metallopeptidase — translated: MHTFEKTPPEVEELLLRPIKDLGLKLEGSSVEKYVQQLYRELDQKGLKRFRPGCYLTDEWGCPSGQPIIGIPFYLADPKLAALERAMNDLEDEREIMMYLRHEAGHAFNYAYELYKTSEWRDLFGPFRRPYHDDYEPVPFSRKFVRHIAGWYAQKHPDEDFAETFAVWLTPRSGWRTKYKGWGALRKLRYVDRVARRVADVEPKRSRGATDVTVDEMETTIAEFYRDARQSDEELAAKLPLDVDLQEIFGRPPRRRRKKAARPAFELVAECRKPIVDRVAHWTGVRRPLVKSVVESIERRLRELGLVSEPARERADLAAVTAYVTTLAMNYLVRGEFIATEEE
- a CDS encoding D-alanine--D-alanine ligase encodes the protein MKIAVLYDVWEEGGAPAEEKPPAEEPVPRARKRKKKPPQKRIRRPKLDREEIFDALVKIGHEPSYHVLDGKDASLVTLARNGADLVFNLTESYAGDDTRDMNIAAYLELLDRPFTGAGSHALYLAQDKALAKKIFQFHGLPTPYFAVIDRGKVGFSHDIQFPLIVKPTSEDGSIGIDAGSVVRTIKELMERVEHIQERFDSPVLVEEYVEGREIYAAVIGNDRPEALPLVELDLSKLPEGMPRIAGTEVKWERETEAYKKTKSAIATGLDEEVVRKVEEIAVGAYRALELRDYGRIDLRLAPDGKVFVIEANPNPWLSSSAEFAMAARESGRSYHGMIREIVDLAMARAT
- a CDS encoding GGDEF domain-containing protein, with protein sequence MDDPGRTEGGFLGRLPSEKTSPDLADAKRKTTQSNMVPVDPRADAENAEADIILISHPQNKNIGRRFRLAPGKSLEIGRSPDAEIALPEVPSVSRNHARLEYQRGVVVLRDLQSTNGTAVNDRLIDRPTPLRSGDRFQVGAVHFKFLHEEDVEQAYHDAIFELVIRDGLTAIYNKRKFDEEIEREFARARRYGRPLSLVFTDIDHFKTVNDRHGHLAGDFVLQQVAARMQRVLRVEQTLARIGGEEFGVLCPETDAPAAAEVAEKLRREIAGASFQFGTFAVGITCSFGVAEFRPEMGGPADLSRAADEAMYLSKQNGRNRVTIG